A window of the Sphaerobacter thermophilus DSM 20745 genome harbors these coding sequences:
- a CDS encoding ArnT family glycosyltransferase, which yields MTARWWEATSASLLLLTALTRLPFRSEVPINWDAVQYLLALERFDIALHRPHPPGNPLYVLLGRGANALIPDPNQALIALSIIASLVVVWGTAAIGERLASRRVGAWAALLVAVNPLLWFYGETALSYAPEAAAGVLVALAAWRAYTRPDRWSALWLGLTTAFTGGLRPTALPLLGLVWLFGVWTMRWRVRALAAGVTAAGCLAWAVPLVVVSGGPVEYWTQLRLLTRIAVEPTSLASGPSMRWLGNLWSVVSASAVMLNLFAVVVAVAVVRARPSLRPLSPRACLLWAWLIPPVLMFTLVHFGQWGYLLLILPPVTILGLLALERAGMLDGRVAAARLVALALAGALAFLLTPPLAMPGHEMQPSRGALAAHNAAWREVTRIVSELPPDRTVVLTSSDGRQSFRIAGYLLPQYSVVGVGRDWHGNWGSLYDAIDGQSDYRLDPTLYAHALVRVTDLEYIVVLDNSLAERVPDAITWSRWDLPDGRPLLVHRSPPGTTYLSFADRKIRVLHENAFRSPSFRDRPPAQP from the coding sequence TTGACGGCTCGGTGGTGGGAAGCCACCAGCGCGAGCCTGCTGCTCCTGACGGCGCTGACGCGCCTGCCATTCCGCTCAGAGGTGCCCATCAACTGGGATGCGGTGCAGTACCTGCTAGCACTGGAGCGCTTCGACATCGCGCTTCACCGGCCGCATCCACCGGGTAACCCGCTCTACGTCCTGCTCGGGCGCGGGGCGAACGCGTTGATCCCCGACCCGAACCAGGCTCTGATTGCCCTGAGCATCATCGCCAGCCTCGTGGTGGTCTGGGGCACGGCTGCGATCGGCGAGCGCCTCGCCAGCCGCCGGGTTGGTGCCTGGGCGGCGCTGCTGGTGGCGGTCAATCCGTTGCTCTGGTTCTACGGGGAGACGGCTCTCTCCTACGCCCCGGAGGCCGCGGCGGGCGTCCTGGTGGCGCTGGCGGCGTGGCGTGCCTACACCCGGCCCGATCGCTGGAGCGCGCTCTGGCTGGGGCTAACCACAGCCTTTACGGGTGGGCTGCGCCCGACCGCACTGCCGCTCCTTGGGCTGGTCTGGCTGTTCGGCGTCTGGACGATGCGCTGGAGGGTACGAGCGCTCGCGGCCGGGGTCACCGCAGCAGGCTGCCTGGCCTGGGCGGTGCCGCTGGTTGTCGTGTCGGGCGGCCCAGTGGAGTATTGGACGCAACTGCGCCTCCTGACCCGGATCGCGGTCGAGCCGACCTCGCTGGCGTCGGGGCCGAGCATGCGCTGGCTTGGCAATCTGTGGTCGGTGGTCAGTGCCAGCGCGGTCATGTTGAACCTCTTCGCGGTCGTGGTGGCGGTAGCCGTGGTTCGCGCGCGGCCGTCGTTGCGGCCGTTGTCGCCGCGGGCCTGCCTCCTCTGGGCGTGGCTGATCCCGCCGGTGCTGATGTTCACGCTGGTGCACTTCGGCCAGTGGGGCTACCTGCTGCTGATCCTGCCCCCAGTGACGATCCTCGGCCTGCTGGCCCTCGAACGCGCCGGGATGTTGGACGGCCGGGTGGCGGCGGCTCGCCTGGTTGCGCTCGCGCTGGCGGGTGCGCTTGCCTTCCTGCTGACGCCGCCGCTGGCGATGCCGGGACACGAGATGCAGCCCAGCCGGGGTGCACTGGCGGCCCACAATGCGGCCTGGCGCGAGGTGACGCGCATCGTCTCTGAGCTTCCTCCGGACCGCACTGTGGTCTTGACCAGTTCGGACGGCCGCCAATCGTTCCGCATCGCGGGCTATCTGCTCCCCCAGTACTCCGTCGTGGGCGTTGGGCGCGACTGGCACGGCAACTGGGGTAGCCTCTACGATGCCATCGACGGGCAGTCCGACTACCGGCTCGACCCGACACTCTACGCCCACGCTCTCGTCCGCGTCACCGATCTGGAGTATATTGTGGTCCTGGACAACTCGCTCGCGGAGCGGGTGCCGGACGCGATCACCTGGTCCCGCTGGGACCTCCCCGACGGTCGACCGCTCCTGGTCCACCGGTCACCGCCGGGTACGACCTACCTCAGCTTCGCGGATCGGAAGATCCGAGTGCTGCATGAGAACGCGTTCCGCAGCCCGAGTTTCCGCGATCGTCCTCCGGCCCAGCCGTAG
- a CDS encoding YtxH domain-containing protein, with the protein MLTRMRTALKFMTYGLVIGLLFAPRRGAETRRELVRWVTSTARDLTGGIRGTMGAQR; encoded by the coding sequence ATGTTGACCCGGATGCGCACTGCCCTCAAGTTCATGACGTACGGCCTCGTCATCGGCCTTCTGTTCGCGCCACGCCGCGGGGCCGAGACGCGGCGGGAACTCGTGCGCTGGGTGACCTCCACCGCTCGCGACCTCACCGGCGGCATCCGCGGGACGATGGGGGCGCAGCGATAG
- a CDS encoding YtxH domain-containing protein, which translates to MADDRGDGAFIAGVVLGAIASASATLWLTPRSGEEVRAEIARRARELEQRAREAAAQVPVLSDLLATTGEEPAEYPYEMTPPPAPTPAPEPAPGPESAAEVTTAMPTASPATADETPAATEERSGEGDLPAGRT; encoded by the coding sequence ATGGCTGACGACCGTGGTGACGGCGCCTTCATCGCTGGGGTTGTGCTTGGTGCGATCGCCAGCGCGAGTGCGACGCTCTGGCTGACGCCCCGGTCCGGCGAAGAGGTGCGCGCGGAGATCGCGCGGCGGGCCCGGGAGCTGGAGCAGCGTGCACGTGAGGCAGCGGCGCAGGTGCCGGTCTTGTCCGACCTGCTGGCGACTACCGGCGAGGAGCCGGCCGAGTATCCGTACGAGATGACACCGCCGCCCGCGCCGACGCCGGCGCCGGAACCCGCGCCGGGACCGGAATCGGCGGCTGAAGTCACCACCGCGATGCCCACTGCGTCGCCCGCGACGGCGGATGAGACGCCCGCGGCGACCGAGGAGCGGTCCGGCGAGGGGGACCTGCCTGCCGGCCGAACCTGA
- a CDS encoding S9 family peptidase, whose product MTDGECDDTGHAADVYSFSPDGTRVVYCSNRDTDLNQRRLWIVDLERGESTLLTPGPGTDSCASWSPDGRWIAYVHCGPYESADIWLVNPESGERRQVSRSMPESLTPEKITLPTHITYPSEDGLAVHADLFLPKGFDPNHRYPAVVWVHGGMARQMRYGWHPMRSYAVFYSFHQYLLHRGFVVLSVDYRGSIGYGRAYEEATYRSMCQAELADVVAGATYLRSLPYIDPEAIAVYGLSYGGYLTLGALTKYPDAFALGINIAGVWDWEQYERWREQQYPGSPWHGIARLDGPKGEHNADVWYNASPLNFVHGLSKPLLNLMGTEDERVDFAQMDAIIRDCVEHGKDFAVVYYPGETHMFTWRKTWEDAFPRIERAFKRYLTVPPAERPPAMI is encoded by the coding sequence TTGACCGACGGCGAGTGCGACGACACCGGGCACGCTGCCGATGTCTACAGCTTCTCGCCCGACGGCACTCGGGTCGTCTACTGCAGCAACCGGGATACAGATCTGAACCAGCGCCGCCTCTGGATCGTCGACCTCGAGCGCGGCGAGTCAACGCTGCTCACCCCTGGTCCAGGCACTGACTCGTGCGCCTCGTGGTCGCCCGACGGCCGCTGGATCGCCTACGTCCACTGTGGACCATACGAGAGCGCCGACATCTGGCTGGTCAATCCCGAGAGCGGCGAGCGACGACAGGTCTCGCGCTCGATGCCCGAGAGCCTGACGCCCGAGAAGATCACCCTGCCGACGCATATCACCTACCCGAGCGAGGATGGGCTGGCGGTACATGCCGACCTGTTCCTGCCCAAGGGGTTCGATCCGAACCACCGCTACCCGGCGGTCGTCTGGGTCCACGGCGGCATGGCTCGGCAGATGCGCTACGGCTGGCACCCGATGCGCTCCTATGCTGTGTTCTACTCCTTCCACCAGTATCTGCTCCATCGGGGTTTCGTTGTGCTCTCGGTCGACTACCGCGGCAGCATCGGGTATGGACGCGCCTACGAGGAAGCCACCTACCGCTCGATGTGCCAGGCGGAGCTGGCTGACGTCGTGGCCGGGGCGACCTACCTGCGGTCGCTACCCTACATCGACCCGGAAGCTATCGCTGTCTATGGCCTCAGCTACGGCGGCTATCTGACGCTGGGCGCCCTGACCAAGTATCCGGACGCCTTTGCCCTCGGCATCAACATCGCCGGTGTGTGGGACTGGGAGCAGTATGAGCGCTGGCGCGAGCAGCAGTACCCGGGGAGCCCCTGGCACGGCATCGCCCGCCTCGACGGGCCGAAGGGAGAGCACAACGCGGACGTGTGGTACAACGCCTCGCCGCTCAACTTCGTTCACGGTCTGAGCAAGCCGCTCCTGAACCTGATGGGGACCGAGGACGAGCGGGTCGACTTCGCCCAGATGGATGCCATCATCCGGGACTGCGTGGAGCACGGGAAGGATTTCGCCGTCGTCTACTATCCGGGCGAGACGCACATGTTCACCTGGCGTAAGACCTGGGAGGATGCGTTCCCGCGGATCGAGCGCGCCTTCAAGCGGTACCTCACCGTCCCGCCCGCGGAGCGTCCACCGGCGATGATCTAG
- the sucC gene encoding ADP-forming succinate--CoA ligase subunit beta: MNIHEYQAAEILKGYGIPINQGIVATTPDEVAAAAGQLGGTVVVKAQVHTGGRGKAGGVKLAHSPEEAREVGSRILGMDIRGHTVHKVLVAPGVDIAREYYLGVVIDRAARGITIMASSAGGVDIEEVARETPEKIHREAANPFLGFHDYQARRLAFKLGIEPDLVGGFARIARQLFEAFVQSDASLAEINPLVLTADRTWLALDSKITIDDSALVRHPDLEQLRDLQEENATELEARAAGISFVKLDGNIGCVVNGAGLSMATMDAIKHYGGEPANFLDVGGGASAEQVEKALRLVLADSNVRAVLINIFGGITRCDEVARGLLAAMDAVKPTVPFVIRLVGTNQDEGRRILADAGITVVDTMPEAAERVVAAASGAA; encoded by the coding sequence ATGAACATTCACGAGTACCAGGCTGCCGAGATCCTCAAGGGGTACGGCATCCCAATCAACCAGGGGATCGTCGCGACCACGCCGGACGAGGTCGCAGCAGCGGCTGGGCAACTCGGCGGTACGGTGGTAGTCAAGGCGCAGGTGCATACCGGCGGGCGCGGTAAAGCGGGTGGAGTCAAGCTGGCGCATTCGCCGGAGGAAGCCCGGGAAGTTGGCAGCCGCATCCTGGGCATGGATATCCGCGGCCACACCGTGCACAAGGTGCTGGTCGCGCCGGGCGTGGACATCGCACGGGAGTACTATCTCGGGGTCGTGATCGACCGCGCCGCCCGCGGTATCACGATCATGGCAAGCAGCGCGGGTGGGGTCGACATTGAAGAGGTGGCCCGCGAGACGCCCGAGAAGATCCACCGCGAAGCGGCGAATCCCTTCCTCGGTTTCCACGACTACCAGGCCCGCCGCCTGGCGTTCAAGCTGGGGATCGAGCCGGACCTCGTCGGCGGCTTCGCCCGGATCGCCCGCCAGCTCTTCGAGGCATTCGTTCAGTCCGACGCCTCGCTGGCGGAGATCAACCCGCTGGTGCTCACCGCGGACCGGACCTGGCTGGCGCTCGACTCCAAGATCACTATCGACGATAGCGCGCTGGTCCGCCATCCGGACCTGGAGCAACTGCGCGACCTGCAGGAGGAGAACGCGACTGAGCTGGAGGCGCGTGCAGCCGGGATTAGCTTCGTCAAGCTCGACGGCAACATCGGCTGCGTCGTCAACGGTGCCGGGCTCTCGATGGCGACCATGGACGCCATCAAGCACTATGGCGGCGAGCCGGCCAACTTCCTCGACGTCGGCGGCGGCGCGAGCGCCGAGCAGGTGGAGAAAGCACTGCGGCTGGTTCTGGCCGACTCCAACGTGCGGGCTGTGCTGATCAACATCTTCGGCGGCATCACGCGCTGTGACGAGGTCGCGCGCGGGCTGCTCGCCGCCATGGACGCGGTCAAGCCGACGGTCCCCTTCGTCATCCGACTGGTCGGCACCAACCAGGACGAGGGGCGCCGCATCCTGGCGGATGCGGGGATCACGGTGGTCGATACGATGCCGGAAGCGGCCGAGCGGGTCGTCGCGGCGGCAAGCGGCGCGGCCTAA
- the sucD gene encoding succinate--CoA ligase subunit alpha, producing the protein MSILVDRQTRLLVQGITGREGSFHTAQMIEYGTNVVAGVTPGGAGKTVHGVPVFNTVEEAVRETGANTSIIYVPARFAPDAIYEAVDAGIALVVCITENIPTLDMVKVYHHVKQSGSRLIGPNCPGLITPGQAKVGIMPGYIHTPGPVGVVSRSGTLTYEVVHALTQAGLGQSTAVGIGGDPIIGTSFVDVLGMFEADPATRAIVMIGEIGGTDEEKAAEYIKAHVTKPVVGFIAGRTAPPGKRMGHAGAIISGGQGTAAEKIAALNAAGVPVAESAQQVAELVREALG; encoded by the coding sequence GTGAGCATTCTCGTCGATCGCCAGACACGCCTGCTGGTTCAGGGCATCACCGGCCGGGAAGGGTCCTTCCACACCGCGCAGATGATCGAATACGGCACCAACGTGGTCGCCGGGGTCACCCCCGGCGGCGCGGGCAAGACGGTGCACGGCGTCCCGGTGTTCAACACGGTTGAGGAGGCCGTGCGCGAGACCGGCGCCAACACCTCGATCATCTACGTCCCCGCCCGCTTCGCGCCGGACGCCATCTACGAGGCCGTGGATGCCGGGATCGCGCTTGTCGTCTGCATCACTGAGAACATCCCGACGCTCGACATGGTCAAGGTCTACCACCACGTCAAGCAGTCGGGCAGCCGGCTGATCGGGCCGAACTGCCCCGGGTTGATCACCCCGGGTCAGGCCAAGGTCGGCATCATGCCGGGCTACATCCACACGCCCGGCCCGGTCGGGGTCGTCTCTCGCAGTGGCACGCTGACCTATGAGGTCGTGCACGCACTGACCCAGGCCGGCCTCGGGCAGAGCACCGCAGTCGGCATCGGCGGCGACCCGATCATCGGTACCTCGTTCGTCGATGTGCTGGGGATGTTCGAGGCTGACCCGGCCACCCGCGCCATCGTGATGATCGGGGAGATCGGCGGCACCGACGAAGAGAAGGCAGCCGAGTACATCAAGGCACACGTCACCAAGCCGGTCGTCGGCTTCATCGCCGGGCGCACCGCACCGCCAGGCAAGCGCATGGGGCACGCCGGAGCCATCATCTCCGGCGGCCAGGGCACTGCGGCCGAGAAGATCGCTGCCCTCAACGCGGCGGGCGTGCCGGTCGCCGAGAGCGCCCAGCAGGTGGCCGAACTCGTGCGCGAGGCGCTCGGGTAG
- a CDS encoding YfhO family protein, with product MLADPRLAHAERSLDSRAPSRVGDALAVVTLVLLAILLNWQTFQVPQGLPASGDGSDLWVTHWGQTAFLKQAVAETGAIPLWNPHLMSGRPFAADPLAALFYPPTHLVHLLPLREFFLLVLVGHLAFAGVGAYALARLGVRLGTGAALLVGIAFMWSPRLIGHYGAGHLTMTMAAAWLPWVALALVLAIRRGPIWVAPAGLALGLAILAGHPQIAFYHLLMVGALTAGGLVWAAQQEPTGRVRLRAALRVAGIGVGTVAIGALVGAALLIPALEFTHQSLREGGLTVEDRLAPLDLLRYLLAVPLDGATPHEKTFVPGIPVLFLFPLAFLRRRALAALLTVAVCLTAVLAMGAATPLLPFLAEHVPGFGYFRAPARIWFLGTLTLALLAGLGFEALLGGRPHLRLLQPAVILLLAVNLWAVDEPLLHVRSADIGYTPSRLEAVAAALAGDTRVYGVQRNIRQAVLPALDLELADGQDPLQIARYAGFMQLAGGYRFDGYALAIPPFEVYDPEWPTHQDAQPRARLLGLLNVGIVASRAPLDDPELDHIATIGDTFLYRNDAVMPRAFVVPASLGAALAGATPEHLARLAMDGAVAPDPATGGATVTMQTSDRLVVQVDLATDGYLVVGTPWYPGWEARIDGRRATLDQVGGVLQGVSVPAGIHIVEIVYRPRSVWIGLALCVSGLILAGIWTLIAARAARRAPHPPKATL from the coding sequence GTGCTGGCTGACCCTCGTCTGGCGCACGCCGAACGCTCGCTCGACAGCCGGGCGCCCTCCAGGGTGGGCGACGCCCTTGCCGTCGTCACCCTCGTGCTGCTGGCCATCCTCCTCAACTGGCAAACCTTCCAGGTTCCCCAAGGACTGCCGGCCAGCGGCGATGGCTCCGATCTCTGGGTCACGCATTGGGGCCAGACGGCCTTTCTGAAGCAGGCCGTCGCCGAGACCGGCGCGATCCCGCTCTGGAACCCGCATCTGATGAGCGGGCGGCCCTTCGCCGCGGACCCACTGGCGGCGCTCTTCTATCCGCCCACACACCTCGTCCATCTGCTGCCGCTCCGCGAGTTCTTCCTCCTAGTGCTGGTCGGCCACCTGGCCTTTGCGGGCGTCGGCGCCTACGCGCTGGCCCGCCTGGGGGTGCGCCTCGGCACAGGCGCCGCCCTGCTCGTCGGCATCGCCTTTATGTGGAGTCCACGGCTCATCGGCCACTACGGTGCCGGTCATCTGACGATGACAATGGCCGCCGCCTGGCTCCCGTGGGTCGCACTCGCGCTCGTGCTCGCGATCCGCCGAGGGCCCATCTGGGTCGCCCCCGCCGGGCTCGCCCTCGGGCTGGCGATCCTGGCCGGGCACCCGCAGATCGCGTTCTATCACCTGCTCATGGTCGGCGCGCTGACCGCCGGCGGGCTGGTGTGGGCTGCCCAGCAGGAGCCGACGGGGCGGGTGCGCCTCCGTGCCGCGCTGCGGGTCGCCGGTATCGGCGTGGGCACCGTCGCCATCGGCGCCCTTGTCGGTGCGGCACTCCTCATCCCGGCACTGGAGTTCACTCACCAGTCGTTGCGCGAGGGCGGGCTAACCGTCGAGGATCGACTGGCGCCGCTCGATCTGCTCCGCTACCTGCTTGCTGTGCCCCTGGATGGGGCGACACCCCACGAGAAGACCTTCGTACCCGGCATCCCGGTCTTGTTCCTGTTCCCGCTCGCCTTCCTCCGCCGGCGTGCACTGGCCGCGCTCCTCACCGTGGCGGTCTGCCTCACCGCCGTGCTGGCGATGGGCGCCGCCACGCCACTCCTGCCCTTCCTGGCCGAGCATGTCCCCGGCTTCGGCTACTTCCGCGCTCCGGCGCGCATCTGGTTCCTCGGGACATTGACACTCGCCCTGTTGGCCGGATTGGGCTTCGAGGCGCTCCTGGGCGGCCGCCCGCACCTGCGCCTCCTCCAACCCGCGGTGATCCTGCTCCTCGCCGTCAACCTCTGGGCAGTCGACGAGCCCCTCCTGCACGTCCGCAGCGCCGACATCGGATACACCCCGTCCCGTCTCGAAGCCGTCGCCGCGGCCCTGGCGGGGGACACCCGCGTCTACGGGGTGCAGCGGAACATCCGCCAGGCGGTCCTCCCCGCGCTGGACCTCGAACTCGCCGACGGGCAGGACCCGCTCCAGATCGCACGATACGCGGGCTTCATGCAGCTCGCAGGCGGCTACCGGTTCGACGGCTACGCGCTGGCTATCCCGCCCTTTGAGGTCTACGACCCCGAGTGGCCCACGCACCAGGACGCCCAGCCGCGCGCGCGCCTCCTCGGCCTGCTCAACGTCGGCATCGTGGCCTCGCGCGCGCCACTGGATGACCCCGAGCTGGACCACATCGCCACCATCGGCGACACCTTCCTCTACCGCAACGACGCGGTCATGCCGCGCGCCTTCGTCGTCCCCGCTTCGCTGGGTGCGGCACTGGCCGGCGCCACGCCGGAGCACCTCGCCCGGCTCGCGATGGACGGCGCCGTCGCACCTGATCCGGCGACCGGAGGCGCGACGGTGACCATGCAGACCTCCGACCGCCTCGTGGTGCAGGTGGACCTCGCCACGGACGGGTACCTCGTGGTGGGCACCCCCTGGTACCCCGGCTGGGAGGCACGCATCGACGGGCGCCGCGCCACGCTCGATCAGGTGGGCGGCGTACTGCAAGGGGTCAGCGTCCCCGCGGGTATCCACATCGTCGAGATCGTCTACCGCCCTCGCTCGGTTTGGATCGGGTTGGCGCTGTGTGTGAGCGGGTTGATCCTGGCCGGGATCTGGACCCTGATCGCCGCCCGCGCCGCCCGCCGCGCGCCCCACCCTCCCAAGGCGACACTGTGA
- a CDS encoding MmgE/PrpD family protein gives MTLTRTLAEFITATRFDDLPTEAVVMTRRSILDWLGSALRGGTTEPARIAHKVASRAMPGKDSTVLATGETLSALGAAFVNGTASHIIELDDLHQASTFHPAAPIIPAALAVAERRNARGRDLIRAVALGYDVGIRVAEAVNPSHYRYWHPTATCGVFGAAAAASALLDLSPEQVVHALGTAGTQAGGLWEFLADGAMSKHLHAGMAAHDGILSADLAAAGFTGATRILEGPRGFFAATADPAHPERVTAGLGRDFKIVENGFKLHACCGHTHTAVDAALLLRERIAGRPIERVDIDTYRVALDITDNPAPRTPYEAKFSIQYAVAVALLDGRAGLEQFTEERLAGDDIGALLSRTSASENPERTARYPAVWASHVRVTLSDGTVLEETVEHPKGMPANPLTDDEVAAKFHDLADPVVGHHTAARLVEEVNRLPDDPPVVDLILPLVQRLPVI, from the coding sequence ATGACGCTGACGAGGACCTTGGCCGAGTTCATCACCGCCACGCGTTTCGACGACCTGCCCACGGAGGCCGTCGTCATGACGCGCCGCTCGATCCTCGACTGGCTCGGCTCTGCGCTCCGCGGTGGAACCACCGAACCCGCGCGCATCGCGCACAAGGTAGCGAGCCGGGCGATGCCCGGCAAGGACTCGACGGTGCTGGCAACCGGTGAGACACTCTCGGCTCTCGGCGCCGCCTTCGTCAACGGCACCGCGTCGCATATCATCGAGTTGGACGATCTCCACCAGGCCTCAACGTTCCACCCGGCTGCACCGATCATCCCGGCCGCGCTCGCTGTCGCCGAGCGGCGCAATGCCCGCGGCAGAGACCTCATCCGCGCGGTCGCCCTGGGCTACGACGTGGGGATCCGCGTGGCCGAGGCAGTCAACCCCTCGCACTACCGGTACTGGCACCCGACCGCCACCTGCGGCGTCTTCGGTGCCGCGGCCGCGGCCAGCGCGCTGCTCGATCTGTCGCCCGAGCAGGTTGTCCATGCCCTCGGCACCGCAGGCACCCAGGCTGGCGGACTCTGGGAGTTCCTTGCCGACGGCGCGATGTCGAAGCATTTGCACGCCGGGATGGCTGCCCACGACGGGATCCTCTCGGCCGACCTCGCCGCTGCCGGGTTCACCGGCGCAACACGCATCCTCGAAGGCCCGCGCGGCTTCTTCGCCGCCACAGCCGACCCGGCCCACCCCGAGCGGGTCACCGCCGGGCTCGGCCGTGACTTCAAGATCGTGGAGAACGGTTTCAAGCTCCACGCCTGCTGCGGTCACACCCACACCGCCGTCGATGCCGCCCTGCTGCTGCGCGAGCGCATCGCCGGGCGGCCGATCGAGCGAGTCGACATCGACACCTACCGGGTGGCCCTCGACATCACCGACAACCCGGCGCCGCGCACCCCGTACGAGGCGAAGTTCAGCATCCAGTACGCGGTAGCTGTCGCGCTCCTCGACGGCCGGGCCGGTCTGGAGCAGTTCACCGAGGAGCGGCTCGCCGGCGACGACATCGGCGCGCTTCTGTCCCGCACGAGTGCATCAGAGAACCCCGAGCGCACCGCCAGGTACCCTGCCGTCTGGGCCTCTCACGTTCGGGTGACGCTGTCGGACGGCACGGTGCTGGAAGAGACGGTCGAGCACCCCAAGGGGATGCCGGCCAACCCGCTCACCGACGACGAGGTCGCGGCCAAGTTCCACGACCTTGCCGATCCCGTGGTCGGACACCACACCGCGGCCCGGCTGGTTGAAGAGGTGAACCGCCTGCCGGATGATCCGCCGGTGGTGGACCTGATCCTGCCGCTGGTTCAGCGGCTGCCGGTCATCTAG
- a CDS encoding CoA-binding protein — MTVLIDTTTRVLVQGITEDAAAALTEQMLAYGTPVVAGVAPGRYGDRVAGVPVYNSVADAVLFHQPSATLIAVPPDAVLDAALEALSHDIRLLLIATEFVPERDVQRLLGWARDSAARVLGPGSAGIIAPAARLRIGTIGGENPDRNFSPGRVGVIAPGATLAADIAALTRRLGIGISTAVSTGTAPMVVTTPASLLPLFERDDATAGVVLAGNAAWAEEVADAIMAQRYTKPLIVASTDGAPDGTDALLDAGALVAEEWEDLVQYLSLTFRGVPYFGDD; from the coding sequence GTGACCGTGTTGATCGATACCACAACGCGCGTGCTCGTCCAGGGGATCACCGAGGACGCAGCGGCTGCCCTCACCGAGCAGATGCTGGCCTACGGCACACCGGTCGTGGCCGGGGTCGCCCCCGGACGCTATGGCGATCGTGTGGCAGGAGTGCCGGTCTACAACTCTGTGGCCGACGCCGTCCTCTTCCACCAGCCGAGCGCCACGTTGATCGCGGTACCGCCGGACGCCGTGCTCGACGCCGCGCTGGAGGCACTCTCCCACGACATCCGCCTGCTCCTGATCGCCACCGAGTTCGTCCCGGAGAGAGATGTCCAGCGCCTGCTCGGCTGGGCGCGCGACAGCGCGGCCCGCGTGCTCGGCCCCGGCTCGGCCGGGATCATCGCCCCGGCGGCACGCCTGCGGATCGGCACGATCGGCGGGGAAAACCCCGACCGCAACTTTTCCCCCGGCAGGGTAGGTGTCATCGCGCCGGGCGCCACGCTGGCCGCCGACATCGCCGCGCTGACCCGGCGGCTCGGCATCGGCATCAGCACCGCCGTGAGCACGGGCACGGCTCCGATGGTGGTGACGACCCCGGCGTCCCTGCTCCCCCTCTTCGAGCGAGACGACGCGACCGCAGGCGTCGTGCTCGCGGGAAACGCCGCCTGGGCGGAGGAGGTCGCCGACGCCATCATGGCTCAGCGGTACACCAAGCCACTCATCGTGGCGTCTACCGACGGCGCCCCTGACGGAACGGATGCGCTGCTCGACGCAGGGGCGCTCGTGGCGGAGGAGTGGGAAGACCTCGTCCAGTACCTCAGCCTGACTTTTCGGGGCGTCCCCTACTTCGGCGACGACTGA
- a CDS encoding enoyl-CoA hydratase/isomerase family protein, translating into MDTGTPDLLFERRGPVAWVTFNRPESRNAMTFAMYDGLARICDAVEADPEVRVLVLTGAGDKAFVAGTDISQFQTFTEPQHALDYEARIDGVIGRLEALARPTIAMVRGYAVGGGASIALACDLRICTPDARFGIPIARTLGNCLSMNNYSRLVDLIGPARTKEIIFTARMVGAEEAKAIGLVNEIVAPEELEARVTEVAEQIAANAPLTIQVTKESVRRVLAHRRPERSEELILRCYMSEDFREGVRAFLEKRKPQWQGR; encoded by the coding sequence ATGGATACGGGAACGCCTGATCTGTTGTTCGAGCGGCGGGGGCCGGTCGCCTGGGTGACGTTCAACCGGCCGGAGTCCCGCAACGCGATGACCTTTGCCATGTACGACGGGCTGGCCCGCATCTGCGACGCGGTGGAAGCCGATCCGGAGGTGCGGGTGCTGGTGCTGACCGGCGCGGGGGACAAGGCGTTCGTCGCCGGAACTGACATTAGCCAGTTCCAGACCTTCACCGAGCCGCAGCATGCGCTCGACTATGAGGCGCGGATCGACGGCGTGATCGGACGGCTGGAGGCGCTGGCGCGGCCGACGATCGCCATGGTGCGTGGCTACGCCGTCGGGGGCGGCGCGAGCATTGCCCTCGCCTGCGACCTGCGCATCTGCACGCCCGACGCCCGCTTCGGGATCCCGATCGCGCGGACGCTCGGCAACTGCCTCTCGATGAACAACTACTCCCGGCTGGTGGACCTGATCGGTCCGGCGCGGACGAAGGAGATCATCTTTACCGCGCGTATGGTGGGCGCTGAGGAGGCTAAGGCGATCGGGCTGGTCAACGAGATCGTCGCGCCGGAAGAGCTGGAAGCGCGGGTGACCGAGGTGGCCGAGCAGATCGCGGCCAACGCCCCGCTGACGATCCAGGTCACCAAGGAGTCCGTGCGTCGCGTGCTGGCGCACCGGCGCCCCGAGCGCAGCGAAGAACTGATCCTGCGGTGCTACATGAGCGAGGACTTCCGCGAGGGGGTGCGTGCCTTCCTGGAGAAGCGCAAGCCGCAGTGGCAGGGGCGCTAG